One Setaria viridis chromosome 5, Setaria_viridis_v4.0, whole genome shotgun sequence genomic region harbors:
- the LOC117854886 gene encoding protein PSK SIMULATOR 1, with the protein MVVQKPWLPVDLRLPAGPQASLGILAFEAAAAMSKLLSLHRSLSDQEVSRLRSDAMRSPGVAYLNSTDQAFLLRLACAELVVSLDAAAAAVARLGLRCGLDFGGVYSCLKAGAHDARLDPLVAKGLRVKAKKMERLVAATARLCSEMEALDEMESAERKMNVRGWRLSGPIPQNPQAAAAAAAAAAAQQQQAGDSPEAESLRQELKMQRLKVKRLKEESLWNQSYEKAVGLMARAACAVFVRICSIFGPFVPGLPPPLPSATTDSVQTRLSKLLHPRSARAKASSGPITRRDGPSRVHPPMSNSCPIIGLRPSGQKSPTDWRKLLDAPPSTVGGAGLDQQHANVIVSAEELLRMEAEGRQEEAAAERAEMYEMLPAKLRAAVRSKLREWWRDPGPLDEGLARGWKDAVDRIMAWLGPMARDTARWQAERNMDRTRRFDGAPRVYALQTLRWADKEKAEAAIVEVLVALSCICWYEERRRGSVRLG; encoded by the coding sequence ATGGTTGTGCAGAAGCCGTGGTTGCCCGTCGATCTGCGGCTGCCGGCGGGGCCGCAGGCGTCGCTGGGGATCCTGGCgttcgaggcggcggcggccatgtccAAGCTGCTGTCGCTGCACCGGTCGCTGTCGGACCAGGAGGTCTCCCGCCTGCGCTCCGACGCCATGCGCTCGCCGGGCGTCGCCTACCTCAACTCCACCGACCAGGCGTTCCTCCTCAGGCTGGCCTGTGCCGAGCTCGTCGTGTCActggacgccgcggcggccgccgtcgcgcgccTCGGCCTGCGCTGCGGCCTCGACTTCGGCGGGGTGTACTCGTGCCTCAAGGCCGGCGCGCACGACGCGCGGCTCGACCCGCTCGTCGCCAAGGGGCTCAGGGTCAAGGCCAAGAAGATGGAGCGCCTCGTCGCGGCCACGGCCAGGCTCTGCTCCGAAATGGAGGCGCTGGACGAGATGGAATCAGCCGAGCGGAAGATGAACGTCCGGGGATGGCGCCTCAGCGGGCCGATCCCGCAGAACCcacaggcagcggcggcggcggcggcggcagcggcggcgcagcagcagcaggccgggGACTCGCCCGAGGCGGAGTCGCTCCGGCAGGAGCTCAAGATGCAGCGGCTCAAGGTGAAGCGCCTCAAGGAGGAGTCCCTCTGGAACCAGAGCTACGAGAAGGCCGTCGGTCTCATGGCGCGCGCTGCCTGCGCCGTGTTCGTCCGCATCTGCTCCATCTTCGGCCCGTTCGTGCCcgggctcccgccgccgctgccgtcggccACCACGGACAGCGTCCAGACCCGGCTGTCGAAGCTGCTGCACCCGCGGTCGGCGAGGGCGAAGGCGTCGTCGGGGCCGATCACGCGCCGGGACGGCCCGTCCCGCGTCCACCCGCCGATGAGCAACTCGTGCCCGATCATCGGCCTCCGCCCCTCCGGCCAGAAATCCCCCACCGACTGGCGCAAGCTCCTGGACGCGCCGCCCAGCAccgtcggcggcgcggggctGGACCAGCAGCACGCGAACGTGATCGTGTCCGCGGAGGAGCTGCTCCGGATGGAGGCCGAGGGGCggcaggaggaggccgcggcggagcgCGCGGAGATGTACGAGATGCTCCCGGCGAAGCTCCGGGCGGCGGTGCGGTCGAAGCTGCGGGAGTGGTGGCGCGACCCGGGCCCGCTGGACGAGGGCCTGGCGCGGGGGTGGAAGGACGCGGTGGACCGCATCATGGCGTGGCTGGGCCCGATGGCGCGGGACACGGCGCGGTGGCAGGCGGAGCGGAACATGGACCGGACGCGCCGGTTCGACGGCGCGCCGA
- the LOC117857411 gene encoding probable protein phosphatase 2C 9, translated as MAEICCEEAKSTPATAVAAAAAAAAAAVASSALERRRRRLEMRRFQAPVADDVRAGKRQRLARTASGSCPEVVSEFERPELPERLPRHGVTSVCGRRREMEDAVSIRPDFLPGATKHHFFGVFDGHGCSHVATLCQDRMHEVVADEHNNAGSGEETAWKGVMERSFARLDEQAASWASSRSGDEPACRCEQQMPSRCDHVGSTAVVAVVNPTHVVVANAGDSRAVLSRAGAPVPLSVDHKPDRPDELARIEAAGGRVIYWDGARVLGVLAMSRAIGDGYLKPFVSSEPEVTVTERTDDDEFLILASDGLWDVVDNVMACGVVRACFRSNGPPAAPAARANGVAPPAGDADAENGSAVVKGVSKVDSDKACSDAAMLLAKLALARRSADNVSVVVVDLRRGI; from the exons ATGGCCGAGATCTGCTGCGAGGAAGCCAAGTccacgccggccaccgccgtggccgcggcTGCCGCAGCGGCAGCCGCGGCAGTCGCCTCCTCGGCGTTAGAGAGGAGGCGACGCAGGTTGGAGATGAGGCGGTTCCAGGCGCCGGTGGCCGACGACGTCCGGGCCGGCAAGCGGCAGAGGTTGGCTCGCACGGCGTCCGGTTCGTGCCCCGAAGTGGTCTCGGAGTTCGAGAGGCCGGAACTGCCGGAGCGGTTGCCGAGGCACGGGGTCACCTCCGTCTGCGGCCGGCGACGCGAGATGGAAGACGCCGTCTCCATTAGGCCGGACTTCCTGCCCGGCGCCACCAAGCACCACTTCTTCGGCGTCTTCGACGGCCACGGCTGCTCCCAC GTGGCGACGTTGTGCCAGGATCGGATGCATGAGGTGGTCGCCGACGAGCACAACAACGCCGGCTCCGGCGAAGAGACGGCGTGGAAGGGTGTGATGGAGAGGAGCTTCGCGCGATTGGACGAGCAGGCCGCGAGCTGGGCGAGCAGCCGCAGCGGCGACGAGCCCGCCTGCAGATGCGAGCAGCAGATGCCCTCGCGGTGCGATCACGTGGGGTCCACCGCCGTGGTCGCTGTAGTCAACCCCACCCACGTCGTCGTCGCCAACGCCGGGGACTCCCGTGCCGTCCTCTCCCGCGCTGGCGCCCCCGTCCCACTTTCCGTCGACCACAAG CCTGACCGGCCTGACGAGCTGGCGCGCatcgaggcggcgggcggtcgCGTCATCTACTGGGATGGCGCCCGTGTTCTCGGCGTCCTCGCCATGTCTCGAGCCATAG GCGATGGTTACCTTAAGCCGTTCGTGTCGTCGGAGCCGGAGGTGACGGTGACGGAGcgcaccgacgacgacgagttcCTGATCCTGGCCAGCGACGGCCTGTGGGACGTCGTGGACAACGTGATGGCTTGCGGGGTCGTCCGGGCGTGCTTCCGTAGCAACggtccgccggcggcgccggccgctcGGGCCAACGGCGTGGCTCCGCCCGCTGGCGACGCGGACGCCGAGAACGGATCCGCGGTGGTGAAGGGCGTGAGCAAGGTGGATTCCGACAAGGCGTGCTCCGACGCGGCTATGCTGCTGGCGAAGCTGGCGCTGGCCCGGCGGAGCGCCGACAATGTCAGCGTGGTCGTCGTGGATCTCCGCCGGGGGATATGA